TAAGAGAGACAATCGCCTGAAACAGATACAGATAAATGATATGCAAATAGAGTGACAACTTGTTTAAAAATTAACCATCGTCATTGTCATCATTGTGTTGTTGTCGTCGACGTCGTTGCCATCCTCTGTCGACCCGTGTGTATCTATCTGTTCTTGATCGTCCCCCTTGTGTTTATTTCATGAGAGACGTATAACTCTTGCAGTCTCGTCAATAGTTACCTATTTGTTCTAGCCTTCTTGAGTTACAGTGTATTGACCATGAGTAATATTGttataatatttcaaattaaGTTCATAGTAAATGTACAAAACACCAACTCAAAACCTGTCATGCTACCACTTTGACTAAAAGGTTTTGGGGACTCTTTGTAGAACACAAGCACAACAATATTGTCCAcattaaaattaaacagtttgaagataatgatggtaaaaagcttccctttaaatattacttgctgaggtgttgtataGTTTTTGACGTTtttgtcacgaaaataattttcacctcagtgagatgaaaatttgataaaaattattttagcatgtaaaatgtatttataattTACGGTatgttttaaatgctaaaacTAAGACAAACTATTCTTCGCGAtatttttttactaatttctcaaaatttacagcacctcagcaagtaggtctactattttaagggaagctttctactatcatttcttcaaactgtgtatgtCTAATATCAACTGACgaccttttgttttgtgttacaaaaagtacccaggccCTTTAAATGACAGAGTTTAATATCCTTTTTTCAGCAAATTCATCTATGCTATAATTCAGGTCTCCTTTCCATGCctaaaaaatatcacattgcTCTTTCTGAAGATTGTAGGATGACTGTCTAATTATTGTGAAAAGTTATGACAATGCTCAAACACCTCCAGACACTAGGCCCAGTGTTGATGGTTTTGCTTATCATAAATCCAATAGCAACCCCACACGCACATTAATATAGAAAGATGAACCGCTGCTCTGTTTCCACGCGAAATCTACGTTATGAGTAATACATTATTTATCTCTGGCCATTTCAAATCAATCCAatgaaatttattttaatagTACATGTAATTAATACATTTGTTACAGCAAAGTAATTACCCAAATGGTAATGAAGATAGTATGTAACAGCTCACTGAACACATTCGAATTGTTACAAACTTTGTAATAACACTTACCCAAATGGTTATTACTAGTGTTAAATGCACCAACATGAAGAGTGTAGTTCTCTCCATTGACACGAAAATCACCATACACCCCATACTGTTGGCTTCCATTATTGATTGTTAGCCTCACCCTCATCTGCCATCCCTGCTCCCCAGCTACGGGTTCAGTGAGACGACGCAGGATCTCGTTCCCCAGCCAGAACGACCCTTCCTTGTCACCGAAACCATCCCTATACTCGGCCCAGCTGCGGTTGAAACTCACCGTGTCGTTCACGCGTCTCTGGAAAacctatgaaataaaaaaatcaaatcaacttttaatttgataaaAGGAGGGGCGGAACAGGAGGGCTGAAAGAGAGGGGCGGTGAGGGATGTGGCTGTAAAGTGTAGTCTCATGGTATAAAATACGCATAAAACATTTTGCTCATAAAAATGTAGCATTATCAAGCACATGCGAATAACCTAGATGCCATAGAACTCAGATTGTTATTATTTCCTTTGAAATTAGTTaagaaatttgttaaatttgttgttaaatTTTACAATGTCTCAATGAAGGTTCTTTTGATAAAGTGTTAGCATCACCATACGAGGATATTAAGTATGGACTGTTATACATTTCGAGTTTCAGTTTACATTAAATAGAACTAAGTAATCTTCTCAATATACAACTTACTATCCATCCCTTCGAGTACGTCGTCATGTGACAGTAGACCTCCAGGCCGTCAGGATACTGAGATGAGGTGATATTGTACACACCACTCTTGTTGTGACCAGCGTCGAGCAAGGCCTGGCAGTCAACGTATACGGGCTTGGTGGTAGTAGATGGTTCAGTGGGTATTGTTGGAGGAACCGTGGTTGTAGTTGGTGGTCCCGTGCTCGTACTTGGCGGGTCGACGGGTGAAGGGTTGTTTGTCGTGGTTGACGGTTCACTCACCGTACTTATACGGTCAGTGGTCGAAGCTGGTGGGTTAGTTGTCGATGTCTTCGGGTTAGTGGTCGATGCCTTTGGGTTAGTGGTCGATGTCATCGGGGTGGTGGTCGATGTCTTCGGGTTAGTGGCTGTAGTTTCGGAGCCGGTCGTCCGGCCAGAGGTAGATCTCTGCGTCGTGcctgtttttggaaaaaaaaaaaaaaattaaccacCGTCACCAACAGTTTAGTTGGAGGGAAATCCTCCCTAAATGTCAACAGATGAAAAGCTACTCACTTCTCACCAGATCCCCTTTACTTCAGACTGGCTACCGGTCGGTTCAGGAGTGCCACAGGGCTCTGTACTTGACCCCCTGCTCTTTGTTTCGTACGCGAACGATCTTCAACTTCAACTTTCTTCAAACATTGTACAGTACGCAGAGTTAACCGCAGAGTAcgcatagtatacaaatattgactgcttcgagtgctatggttaaaactatgactcccgaggtgatccccggagcgttctattttcccgaggcgaagccgagggaaaatagaatgctccgggaatcaccgagggagtcatagtttttaaccattgcacgagtaaaagcagtcaatatttgttttataacaccccaaacatttctaaatactgtactattattattaagttacagacctgaatgctacaatccacggacgacgcaaatacagattgcaaacacttttacttactgtgttgcatgtagtgtcgtgcagccgaaatggttacagactattaatttatcatcctcgtacacgcaacggacgtctgggtactgcacgccgtgtgctactctgtcggactagcgcacggcgccgtgtgctagtcttcggactagcgcatggcaaaccgacgcactatcacacggccgccgtctagcaaaactaagacatgtcatgtgacgcgctctaaaccaatgagcaggcagaatacttgcaaggggtgttataacacACTATAGTTAACCGGGCTAAATTGAACTGTTTGCGCTTAAATGCTGACAAGTGCAAATCGATACGGTTGACATGGCGACGTATGAGCAAACCAGAATACAATCTTGGAAACTCCTCCCTGGAACGTGTGGACTCCATCAAGCTTCTAGGCTGTATATTCCAGAGTAACTTATCTTGGCCGTTATTTCAAAATGTAATAGACTGGTTGGTCTGATTCGCCTCATCTCTGGCAACTGTCCTTCGTGCGTATCGCTCCATTTGTTTAAGACTCTTGTCCAGCCAATTTTGGACTACTGCTCACCCGTCTGGTGGATTCACCgtaaaaaaacacatcaattcAATCGAAACGGTACAGCGCAGAGCCAGCAGGATGATACTTCGGCAAAAATATATGGAACAGCCTTATCAAGAAAGACTGAAGACTCTGGGTCTTATGTTGCTGTCTGACAGAAGaacttttttaaacatttgcttCATTGTAAAACTGTCCACTCGGTATAGTTTTATGAATGACTTAACTAATCTGTCTAAAGTTAACTCCCGTCACACAGAATTGCTCACTTTTTATCACCTAAAACCTAGGACGGATGCTTACAAATTTTCTACCATTGTTCGCTTTCCTAAAATGTTCTCAGAGCTCACATTGGATACCaggaatgtttttattttggaggGGTATAAGTCCTTTCGTATGAAGCTGAGGGGAATTTTTAGTAAGTTAAAAGTGCTAGtggttttaattgttgttttcttgaatATTTGTCTGAGGGGTCTTTGTGCTTTTTTGGGTGGTGTTTGGGGaggctttctgctatcattgtcCTCGGGCCCAGTGGGTTGGCATGAATCTGTGAGGGTGAGTTTTTGGAgggtttttagtccattctatggttttttattttcaattgttgtcccttcctcttatcgctgcggtgttttgttgtgggtgtcgttttttgttttcaatagtctggttttgctcgtgttttaatgatttcttttgtgtgattttaaaatgtttcagtgcaatcacctttttatattgtatattatatttttatcgttggcagggtctggttttacacatcttttgatgacagttttatacttttgttttaaccttgacagcccctgtacaacttgtaactatagtgtatgtctaaagatttaaaataaataaataaataaaataattactgccacacattttgacattcGAAGCATTAGATACCTACCTTTCGGTGTAGTCTTAAGACCAGGACATCTTCTCTTGATCTCTTGAAGGAATGACTTCACCCAGGCGTATGGAGAGCCTTCGTCGCCATCAAGGTGATGTAGCGGGCAGCGATAACACAGACCCATGCCCTCATCTGACGAAGCCAAATTTGCTAAAAACCGAAAAAAAAGTTCGAAaagtaactttaaaaaaccaCTCCAAACCGTGCTCGATAGGTCTCAGAATAGTTTTCAGACTGATTTAATTTGTTACCTGTAGAATAATGGGTGCAGcaaaattaaagggacacaccggc
Above is a genomic segment from Asterias amurensis chromosome 6, ASM3211899v1 containing:
- the LOC139938804 gene encoding microfibril-associated glycoprotein 4-like, translated to MSLYMAVVTLLAVVYANLASSDEGMGLCYRCPLHHLDGDEGSPYAWVKSFLQEIKRRCPGLKTTPKGTTQRSTSGRTTGSETTATNPKTSTTTPMTSTTNPKASTTNPKTSTTNPPASTTDRISTVSEPSTTTNNPSPVDPPSTSTGPPTTTTVPPTIPTEPSTTTKPVYVDCQALLDAGHNKSGVYNITSSQYPDGLEVYCHMTTYSKGWIVFQRRVNDTVSFNRSWAEYRDGFGDKEGSFWLGNEILRRLTEPVAGEQGWQMRVRLTINNGSQQYGVYGDFRVNGENYTLHVGAFNTSNNHLGDCLSYPSGEPPSNGQPFTTHDQDNDAEPDLNCADELKGGWWFNRCTETVEEYWGDAGRRSNLNGEYSQIPPVYEYGRGIVWSTIYQQITRTEMKMRRA